Part of the Dehalococcoidia bacterium genome is shown below.
GGTCTTTCATGATGTAGTTGGCGATAACTTTAACATCGATCATGTGATCGTCTCCCAGCGCGGCATATTCTCAATTGAGACGAAAACTTACAGGAAGCCGATGAGGGGAAACCCAAAAATCACGTTCAACGGGCAACGTGTTCTGAAGGACGGAAACCCCATCGATCCGAGTCCGGCAGAGCAGGCAAAAGCCAATGCCGCTTGGCTGCGTTGCAAAGTGCTCCACGAAAGCACTGGTAAATGGTTCCCTGTAAAGCCTGTTGTAGTGTTTCCCGGCTGGTGGGTCGAAGAACAGAATAACAGAGAGATGTGGGTGTTGAATCCCGACAGACTTCCATCGTATATAGCCAAGGAACCCGACATACTCAGTAGAGAAGACACCCATTTGGCAGCATATCATCTTTCTCGGTTCATCCGGTCCATCGGGTGAGTGTTGTAAAGTTGCCGATCCTGGTTGATGCACATGCCTGGACGAGCGATCATGGCTGATCCAACCAAGGAATCAAGATAACAATTGACGAATTCCTACGATATTAATCTTGATCGACATACCTCAGTAGTGGCCAACCAAAGAAACAAGGCATTATTTGGTGATTTCACGGCTTTCCCAAGACCCTAGTTCTCGCGTCTGTTGAACGGGCCGGTCCAACCCCCAATTTGTTGGCCTGGCAGAAGTGGTAGAAACTTGCGGCCAAAAGACGACCCTCTTTCACCTTACATGTTAGGCGCCACCTGAATTGATAATCCCCGGTTGCCAGCGCCTCCAAGGTAAGACGCTAGTAGAGTGGTGTAACGTTATCTGTAGATATTGTATCGATATATGTTGACATTCTATTCCACTTATGCTACCTTATGATCACTGATAGCTTGAAGGAGGCTCAAGATGACACCGATTAAGCAAGGGCTGTATGAATTCAAGAAGGAAAGCCTGATTGAAGCCCGCAAAGCGATGGGGGTCACCCAAAACAAGATGGCCGAGCTTCTGGGCGTGCCTGCCAATACTCTGTCCCGCTGGGAAACCGGAGCCACTGCTCCTGATGCCACCTCTCTGGCGGCTATAGTGTCACTCATGAAGGAACACGGGTTGACTCCTCCTGTATTCTTTGGCATACGCAGCACCACTCCCGAATTGAAGTTGAGCAGCAAACCATCGGACCAGAGTGGAGACTGGATTGGCTCCTATAATTCACTGCGAAACTACCTGACTGCCCAGATTGAGTTGGAGGGTGCAGAGAATGCGCCCGTGGTCAAGGTTGAGATTCGTAATACGGCTCCTGAGTCTCCAGAGTGGCCCAAAGTGGTATTCACCGGAGTTGGTCTGAGTTTAGGGTATACGGCCAAAAATATATCCCTCCGTGGCCGAGACACGAAAATGACAACGAAATTACCAGAGAAAGCCCCCGAAACAGCCACGACACCTTGGGTAAACAGTTCCAAGATACAGGACTTACGCAGAATCACTTACAGCCGCACTGATCAGAAAGAATTCCCCCGGGTTACCCCAGATGAACAACAGCATGGCGAAGTGCTTTTCCCGGGAGAATGTGTCGTGTATGAACTGAATGTCACCACCGATATTCTGCCGTATGTTCAGTTCAAAATCGAGGGCACCATATCCCGCCGGCACTTGCTCCACTGTGAAGAGATATTTGCCATGCCTGAGCACATCACGAGAGCACCGGCACTGAGCGCATTAACCGATTTGAATGCGATCGATATTCATGAGCCTCTCAAGTCCGTAATTGCCTTGATGCCCAAATTTGATGAAAATACGAAGTTCCCTGAAGTACAAAACTTCACCGCGATTGTCTCCAACACGATAACTGGGATCAGTTCAATTCAAGAGGAAGTGACCAAGATTTATCGCCGGCATAAGTTCTCTTGGTTTCTCTCACACATGATCGTAGTGAACATGCACCTTGAGAATGTGAAGACTGCTTTGGTGCGTATGAAAGAAGCCATGGACTCCGGTAGCCCTGATAGGACAAATGCAGCCTCCAGTGCGATCCTGGCGATGAGAATGGAGGCATCTCAGGTTAACCGGGAGACCGAAGAACTCATGCGAAAACATAATATCTCTGATGAAGAGGTAAAGTACAGGTACCGGGGGCAATAGCGAGCTTGTTGGTTTGCGTGCGCTATCATCCATGATGAGGCGTCGGTTTGCGAGACGGATTGAGGGCCCCAACTACCACTCCAGGAGGTGCCTGTCCGCGGATCACCTCTCCAGGGGTGAGTCCGACCTTCGCCAGCTCCTGGTAGATATACGCCCGGCTACATCCCAACGATTTTGCAGCCATGGTCACGTTTTCGGATGCCTGCAACGCGTCAGAAATGTTGCTAACAGGTATTGCCATCACATGCCTGCCCATCTGCCTGCCCGAAGCCCTGGATCGCGCCATCCCGACAGCCACCCGATCCCCCGTCATCAAGGGCTCGATCGCTGCCATGGCCGACATGATCTGGAGGACATCATCGCCTTGTCCGGGGCGGGTATCGATGACATCCTCCATGAGCGACCGGAAGTAGACGCCACGTTCATGCCAATCCTTCAGGCAGTCCACACATTCGTGAACCGATGCGAAGGCTCGGTCCAACCGCTGAACCAATATGATCTGGAATTTTCGGTGCCGGGCATCCCGGTGAAGTTGCGCCCATTGTGGCCGGTTCCGGTAATCAGATGGTGCCGCAGAGTCAACATACTCTCCCACCATCGTCCACCCCAGCTGCCTGCAAAACTGGCGCACGGCAACGAGCTGGGTTTCCGGATTCGGATCCTCATCCATGGGACAAACCCTGGCATAGAGGGCTGTCTTCATATCATCGATACTCTTCTCACCCGACTTGTCAATGTATGCTTATTATCCTCTGCGTTACGGCTGGGGGTTTTGGATGACGAACGAGAACGCTGCCTGCCCATCCTCTTTCGGCTCGGCCATGATGTAGAGGGGGTCGATGGGTGTGTTATCGGATGGATCGTCCACCCAATGCTGCACACTGTCCAGGATCACGGTGTGGTCGCTGGGGATGCTCCGGCCGAAGTTGTCGCTGAAGCCACAACGAAATCCCAATCCGAATGCTTTGCGGATCCCTGGTTCCCCCTCGATCAGTGGCACGTCCACCGATCCCCGGAGCGTGGGGGCAGGCAGGTGTCTGTCGGGGAGATGCCGATTGTCAATGGGCCCCGTGTAACGATCCAGAGCCTCCAAGAGAGTCGAAAACCTATCCGGGACGGTGACGACTTTCTCGTCAGGCTGCTCATAGATGCAGCACAGCGCAAAAACATACCCTCTTCGATAGGCGTATCGGACGCCGAACTCGATACATTGCTCTCTCAAATCCATTTTGTTCTCCTTTCTATAACGATCGACCTAACCAAATCTCGATTTCTTTCAGCGTTCCTGGAACATCCAAGCATCGTTGCGCATACTGTTCCAGCCATTGGCGTCCCCGAGGGGCCAGTTGATAAACCCTCACCGGCTTTCCGGTGGGACTCAGCGCTGCCGTCGACGACACCAATCCCCAGGCATTCCATCTGGGCAACAAATTCCGCAAACTGGAGGGTGAAATCCCTGACCATGAGGCGATATCCCGTTGGGACATCAGGAGATAATTCTTGCCCAGGATGCCGTATTGGCTCCAGGCATGCCGTTCATTGAGTTGCGGCGTCAGCAGGCATTTGAGTTTCGTTCTATTGAATTTACCGCGGTCTTTCATTTTATTGTCCTTTCCCCGCTTTCGGGCAGGCGCGATGCACTACCTTGGATGATGGCCTTTGTCCCAACCTCAGATGTTGGCGGCTCGCGAATGCTGGAACTGCGACCTGCGGCACTGCCGCTTCCTGATGCTACCGAAACCGTCGGTTTACCGGTGTCAAACCACCAGATGACTTGCTTCATGATCCTCTCTGTAGGTTGCCGGGTACCTCTCCGCCAGGTGCGCAGGCAATCCAAGGAACGATCCAAAGCCAGCGAGAGTGCCCTTCGATCCGATCTGGAGAGACTGATTATCACGGACCGGAATCTCATCTGAAGGATTTCACGGTCATCGGGGTTTAACAGGAGTGCAATTTGATGGAATTCTGAAGATATCTTCATGTTAATGAACCCCCTTATATATATGTGGGTTTGACAATTGTGCGACCCCATGTCCCGAATTCTCCCGGTTCATGTGATGGGGAGATGACAGAAGATTCATGGCTTCCTGATGGGGATGGGGATGACAGGAGCTGCAACGCCAGCCCCCGTCAGGCATTTGCCAGAACTGATTTGATCCACATGAGAAGCAGTGTCCATCCGGTGGCTTCTCTCCCAACACCCTCACGTTTGATGAGGGCTTTTGAGGAGGAGTATCCCGGCGGTTATGGGATGGTAGGGCTGCCAGAACCCACTGCCTCAAATCCAACCCATTGGCGTGTGCTTCGGTGGGGTCCTTCCCTCGGATGACGGGCCAGCGTTTGGCCTGTGGATAATGAGTTTGCCACCATTGCCATGATTGCTTGGCTCCTGCCTCGTCTGCGTCCAATGAAATGAGAACCTTGTCTGCTTTGGTCAGGGTCTGATGTGTTTTCACATCGGGGCGGATGGTGGCACTGCCCAAGGCGATGACCGTTACCATGTCCTTCGCCTCTTGATGGATCAGAAGTGCATCCAGATCGCTTTCGACCACGATCACCACTTGACCCGGGCCTGATATCAGCATCGGCGCTGATGACGAACCCGGGCACAAGTAATATCGCGGTTCCCCAGCAAATCGGCGAATCCGAACGCGGTGAAGGCCATCTCCAGCCGTATACGGAATGACAATT
Proteins encoded:
- a CDS encoding nuclease-related domain-containing protein gives rise to the protein MPKVARLRKRRRDYELGRDGEREVGQALEELRQQGYSVFHDVVGDNFNIDHVIVSQRGIFSIETKTYRKPMRGNPKITFNGQRVLKDGNPIDPSPAEQAKANAAWLRCKVLHESTGKWFPVKPVVVFPGWWVEEQNNREMWVLNPDRLPSYIAKEPDILSREDTHLAAYHLSRFIRSIG
- a CDS encoding helix-turn-helix transcriptional regulator; amino-acid sequence: MTPIKQGLYEFKKESLIEARKAMGVTQNKMAELLGVPANTLSRWETGATAPDATSLAAIVSLMKEHGLTPPVFFGIRSTTPELKLSSKPSDQSGDWIGSYNSLRNYLTAQIELEGAENAPVVKVEIRNTAPESPEWPKVVFTGVGLSLGYTAKNISLRGRDTKMTTKLPEKAPETATTPWVNSSKIQDLRRITYSRTDQKEFPRVTPDEQQHGEVLFPGECVVYELNVTTDILPYVQFKIEGTISRRHLLHCEEIFAMPEHITRAPALSALTDLNAIDIHEPLKSVIALMPKFDENTKFPEVQNFTAIVSNTITGISSIQEEVTKIYRRHKFSWFLSHMIVVNMHLENVKTALVRMKEAMDSGSPDRTNAASSAILAMRMEASQVNRETEELMRKHNISDEEVKYRYRGQ
- a CDS encoding recombinase family protein, whose product is MKTALYARVCPMDEDPNPETQLVAVRQFCRQLGWTMVGEYVDSAAPSDYRNRPQWAQLHRDARHRKFQIILVQRLDRAFASVHECVDCLKDWHERGVYFRSLMEDVIDTRPGQGDDVLQIMSAMAAIEPLMTGDRVAVGMARSRASGRQMGRHVMAIPVSNISDALQASENVTMAAKSLGCSRAYIYQELAKVGLTPGEVIRGQAPPGVVVGALNPSRKPTPHHG
- a CDS encoding CHC2 zinc finger domain-containing protein produces the protein MSEGKDSVNILDLLKADGFTVTRKASTSGGEYASACPWCKGIDRFRVWPEEGRYWCRGCDRKGDAIQYLRDLKHMTFREACISMGREPGVRSEPARSNPPDWQPREIEERSLPWRELMIKFVTWAAENVASDKSGQAAHFLRDERYLQDGTIRSFLLGWNPKEFHIPKDKLGLTEYDRDEIWLPSGIVIPYTAGDGLHRVRIRRFAGEPRYYLCPGSSSAPMLISGPGQVVIVVESDLDALLIHQEAKDMVTVIALGSATIRPDVKTHQTLTKADKVLISLDADEAGAKQSWQWWQTHYPQAKRWPVIRGKDPTEAHANGLDLRQWVLAALPSHNRRDTPPQKPSSNVRVLGEKPPDGHCFSCGSNQFWQMPDGGWRCSSCHPHPHQEAMNLLSSPHHMNRENSGHGVAQLSNPHIYKGVH